The following nucleotide sequence is from Coffea eugenioides isolate CCC68of chromosome 3, Ceug_1.0, whole genome shotgun sequence.
TCCTTGTCATTGCTTATGCATTAGCCACAATGCCATAATGGTTCAAAGACAGCTATATCAGTCCTAGCCTCAAATTTGATGCGTCCCTAATTATACATCCAAAAGCGCCATTGCAGTTTTGGTCCATCTTTTCCAAGTCAAACACCTCAAAATCAGAACCACCAAATATATGAGTTGAATATAACTACAGATATCTCTGTTTCCTTTCCCCAAAACCAAAGGAGTTTTTGTTTGAACAAAGTTAACTtaggaaaataaaggaaagagCTTACTTCTTGCATCACCATTGACTGAAAAAAACTGTAAATTAAGAAGATGGCTCTTTAAAACTCTGAAGGGAAAAGTCTTCGAAACTTCATGAGGCCTAACATCTGAAGGCGTGGTGTGAGTTGTTGACGCTTTCATCAGCCCAGCACGCTAAGGCGTGGGTTTAATTCCATCCTTTAACAACAGGAATTCACATGCCTCCGACGGTTGCGAGGTTAAAGGCGCAATACTTGAACAAAAAGAATCACCGCCTTCGCAAATAAACGTTACATGTATTCGACATTTTCTACAAAGCCAGAAGCACAAGCACTCCGAAAACCCAGGCTTACAATCCAAATAGCCATGATGGCCACCCTTAGCCCTCTTGTTAATTCTTTCTTGCAAGGTGTATTTAAATTCTTTGAATTTTCAATCCATTGGCAAACACAATTAGTAAACATCATATGGACTTTCTATTTCAATTTGTTTTTCGTAGGCATGTTAATCGACCATATGAGTCAGGCTATCATAAGTTCAGGGTTAGCTcatttaatttgtaatactttcAGATTTCGAGCCATGAAATTCGGGTTAATAAATGTGAAAATCATACTCAACTCACAAAATATTCGGATTTTGAGCCTTATTCGGGTTTAACCCAAACTCATTTATTACTCatcaattttcttaatataattactataactattaagttgtaaaattaatttAACATTCACAAGATTACAACATTAAAATTAAACATAAACAAGTGATAGTTCtaaaaaattacataaataaaaaattttcaacaatatttatatctaatttgttcaaaatacatgaaaaatagtaatgaAACATGTGATCATAAGCCAATACATCTTCAAAGGTTGGAACTTCTTCATAACTTTGTAACTTAAATCCAAATATACTTGATGATTTGTGTTTCTATACCAAAAAGAAATCAATCAATATTAAGCCAACAtaaaaatttactcaaccaataagaaaagttagagttttagttatgcattaccaatattggctctcaagaaaACTAATAGAGGAATCTTCAGATgcatttttgtgttttgtaatttgtatatatttagtatttagtaataatatatttgaatatacaattatatataatatcaaaatataaatattatatatatagataATTAAAAGGTCAGACCTATATCGGATTTGAGCCTAATGAGACCCAAGTTTAGCTTATATTTAATTCGGATATATTTTTAGGGCCAAACTCAGACCAGCTCACTAAAAAGTTGGACTCATCGGACTTTTTTTCGAgccaaacgagccgagctcagGTTGGCCCCGCCCCATTGATAGtactaatttttttaattataattcTCTATATAAACTTAAATTCTAATTTCTTGGATTGTATTCTCATAGGACTAACTTGTATGAACATAAAttgtaggttttgtatttaaggATTAAGCTCTCCAGGGAAAAAGAAATGCTCTAGTTGTTGAAATTTCTACAAAACGACTTCTGGAATATTTTGTTATCATGGAGAACTAAAGAATAAATGTTCATAAGTATATTTGAAGAATAATTAAACTAAGAATGCAGGGTAGTTTAAATTCATTCTCTGAATTGCCACGTATTCTATTATGGTATATTGTACAATTATAATACTAATAACTTGGGTAAACTTTGACTTAATTTAGTGGCCATGATTTGAGGACTAATGCTGTGTGGACTACCCTTTCCTACCAAAATCTAGTTGAACTAAAAATACATAGATTTATAGCCAAACATTTGGCTCATATTATTTTTCCACCAATGGAATGAGAAGGCAAAACGAGGCACCTATAGCAGGGAAGGCAAGTTTCTATCAAGTTTTTTAGgatccgtttgataaaactaaagtttgaaaactaaaaattaaaatctgaaatctaaaTTCATTAGATTATTAAACagtaaaatattaaatttgatatatttgagtgtatatcacattaagtgataagttattcacttatcacttatttttgggaccaaattttgtctaaaaaattcaatgtcacttaattaattgagatgttctattttttgttatcaaatgcaACTGAATATATTAAGTTTAAGTGCTATATTGAGTTAACAAACAGGACGTTAACTAATTTCCAAACGAGGAGGACTTTGCCTTTTGTGTTTTTCTAAATTATTTTCTTGGGAAGTTTGGAAAAGGGACAACTAGGTTTAAACTTAGCAAGGTCACCTAAACCACAATTTTTTTACCAAGTTAGTTAAGGTAGTTGAGTCTGGAACCGACCTCAACTCTACGTGTTCTTGCCTCCTTTTCTCATGAACTCCACTCAAATTTTCAATCAATGTATAAATTCCATCACCATTCACCCCATAGCCAACAGCGAATTGTTAGCCAATACCAATAGCTGCATATATCCTACTTAGCTAGCTCTAGTGCTCCGACCGTCTTGTAGTAATAAAGAACACAAATGGAGAGATTAAAAACTTCTCCACACTTGAATGCAGCTATAGCTATTGCTTTTTTGCTTCTATTTATTCCAGTGCACGGCCAAACCAATACGTCATGCACGGGTTTGATGCTTCGTAGCTTCGCCCCTTGTACGAACTTCATTACTGGTGGATCTGGAGGTTCACCAACTGCAGATTGTTGTCAGTCACTCAAGTCCCTCATGAGTAGTGGCAGAGATTGTCTCTGCCTTATGTTCACTGGGGGAGTTCCTCTTCATGTACCAATTAATCAAACTCTCGCAGCTTCTCTTCCGCGTGCTTGTAATTCAGATGGTGTGCCCATTGAATGCAAAGGTAAGGTTCAGGAAACTGGAAGTTCAAATGGTTCCAAGAAGATGAATTTTTCTCTGTATTTCTCATCTTGCTTTTTCTCCTCTGATAGaaatattttttgtttgatttgcaGGCTTGCCTGGTGCACCTATTCCAGCTCCAGGTCCCATACATAAAGGCTTTTCTGATATTTTGGTTCTATTATAACAAACTTAATGGAGTATCCTGATTTTGCATGACATATACGTTGGACTTAGGGTTAAATTTGACATCTTTATCGTGATTGTCATAGCTATATTGACGTACTCGGTGCACTCAAACTTAATTTCTCTCTGGTCAAGAATTAAGAAACCATTCATACCACAATACCTTTCCTGCAACGGAAAGAAATATCAGTTCATTCTTTACTTATTTGCAGGTCCAACAGAGGATCAACCACTGTCACCTTCCTGGCTGCCAGAACCTAATACACCGACTCTTACTCCACCAGGAGCGGGAGGTGATGGAACAATAACTCCTCCCGGAGATACACCAGGAGCGGGAGGTGATGGAACACTAACGCCTCCAGGATCGACACCTGAGGGTGGTGGATATCCAGCTATGACACCGCCAGGAGTCCGACCTGATTTGTCAACAGCCCAGCCTTCTCAAAGAGTTCCACACCTTCTTCTGCTAGCATTAGTTGGAGCTATTGCTTTCGGATGTTCCTGATTGACTTCTCATTGCATTTGCCAGTTGATGCTCCTTAAAATTTTTCGTAGTTGGGGATTCCAATTTGATGTTCATCTAAGTATCTACTCCCCAGATGATAAATTCCACTCTTGAGGGGTAACCTCAATTTTGTAAACAGACATTTTTTGAATCATTCCAGATTCCTGAGATCAAAATATATATTTGTATCAGAAGGCTTTGATGTCCATTTTGTTCTCTTGTAATATCACGCCGGAGTTATTGGATCATGTCCTTGTATTCttgtttctgtttaataaaattgtACAATTTGCCGCAAATTCCCTCTCCACTTTATAGAACAACCGAAGAAAATGCTAATGGAAGTCGTTCGAGAAAAAGATTTTATCTGTTATTGCAATTATCGAATATGCTCAATCACAAATTAAATCAATGCTGAAAGTTCGCCTAGACAAATCAACCGCTTAAGTTTCTGAACTCAATTTTACTCGGGTTTGATCTTAGCCAAGCAAAAACTAtttcccataaaaatcaaatttggtgatttggCATCGTAGATTCAATCTCACCGTATTCGTGCTGTCTTGCAACTGTTGAAAGCACACAAGGCGTGAGTCTGATGTACTGAGTAGGTCAGATGCATGTACATAGCACCTTGCACACAGAATGGATGCCATACCTCACGAGCAGCTTTGGAGATGCTTATATACTTTCCAAGAGATGGAATCCAAATTGAACTGTCTAATTGAATGGATACCTTAAGGTTCATATGGGGTTTAACAATTCTGATTTGTATTTCATGCCAATTTGCAAATGCCCAAATTCAGGGATGCTCTCTCCTCGGCGTAGACTTTGAGAAATGCATGGAGCAAGATGGAAGTACAGCCTCAATGGAGCCTTGCTGCAAAACCCTGAACCATGCTGTTCAAGCTGGTTATTATTGCTTGTGCTTGCTGTTTAGATCTTCTCCTTTATTAAGCATCAGTCTATCAGTTCAATTGTCTAGCTGCTACATATCAGTCCCATCGTTGACTCAATGTCAAAGTAAATTCTCAACCTGCGATTTTGCTTGCACAAATTCAGCTTTGATAATAGGTTAAAGCAGCACGATGCTTGACTTCCTATATTTGATATGCTTCTGTAGTTATCATCTTTTCTTGATTATATATGTGCAGAGTCATTGCCTGTATTTCCCACACCAAATACTCCAGAGCCTGCATTGAATTTTCCACCGGCTAGACCAGTGCCGGTGCAATTGCCACCGGAAAGGCCAGAGGACCTAATGCAACCTTCTGTTCCAGATGATACCACGGTGCCGTTACCTCCAAAAAGGGATGAAATTCGACGAAATCCAACTTCTACAGGCAACAATTCATCAGTGGCCGAAGGCCGACCAATTCTTAGCAGCGATGTTCATCCCATATTGTTGATCCCTGAGCCAAGATACTTGAAATCTCATGGTGGAGACAAATTCAATATTTTGCCACGACCAAGATTCTTGCTACCTGTTGCTTTGTTTGTCATCCTGTAAGGAGGTTGTAAATTTGATATCTGCACTAGAGAAATCCTATAGGAAATGGAGCTATCTTCCTCGGTATAACTGTCAGCAAAATTTGGATGGAAGTCGAGCGGGTAATAGACTTCGGATTCAGGACGCTTATGTCCTAGAATGTGTAATCCTTCCTTGTCCTGTTTCTTATCACCCACTGAAGAAAGCCCTTGTACATAGACAATTCGCGAAAATATGAAGTTTCACACAAAGATTCGGAAATTGCAATTACAGAGACAGAGTGATAAATAAGTACCTACAAAACGTAAGTTGAGACTCATTGATACAAATTTTCATTGTAGAATGAGAGATGGAATACAAATACTATTAAGTATCATTTGActacaagattttttttttttccaaaattctcaTGAATTTAATCATTACAACGTTTTGGCTAACATAAGCGCAAAATTGATTTGAATCTCAGGATTGAATGTAAAGcaacacatacatacatacaaaTATACACACACACGCATCTATAAGTGATTGGGGTTGGGTGGTTAGATAGAAGTGATTATAAATAGGAGATTTTAGATTGAAGACTTTCTACTTCTTTTCTTCCAACTTATTACCCAACCAACCGTCCCTCGAGGCTGTGATATGCATTGCAAGTGATATTACCATACTCAAAATTTTGTTGCCACAAGAAACATAATAATGTTATGTCTTTCAAGACAATTTGTGATAGTATTTGATTTACTTAAAACAACaataattttagtttttttttttaaaaaaaaaaagagctgtgacattaaattttgaattttgacaaTTAGTCCAGCAAAATTCCCTGTTCCACACCCACGGACGAGAAGACAATTTGTGATAGTATTTGATTTACTTGAAACAACAATAATTTTTAGTGATAGAAGGCAAATGAAAAATTGACAATGCGTATGCGGAATATTAGAAGTGAGGGTATTTTTGGAAAACCAGCAACCTCCCATTCCCGCCAAAAATATAACCTGCATATAAAATTATAAATACAGAACGGCCCGCTGAACAGAATAACCAACCGCCTTTCCTTCCACCTCTGTCACACACTTGCACACCACAAAACACGCACATGCCAAATCCCCCAACTTCACAGATGACCACCGGcctcctcctcttcctcctcctcacCTCCGCCCTCCTTCTCACCTCCTCCGGCGCCACAACAACAAAACTGTCACCTTCACCTCCATCTTCGTCTCCACCTCCTCCGCATTCTAGAAAAGCAGCACGTTCTCCGCCACGATCACCTCCTGCACCACCACCACCAGCAGCTCCGGCGAACTGTTCTGACGAACTGGTCTCCTTCTCAAAGTGCCTGCCGTACACTTCTTCATCTCCGAACAACACCTCCAATTCACCTTCTCGTCAGTGCTGCAATGACGTCATTTCCGCATTTACCACCGGCGGCGCCGTCTGCTTCTGCTATCTCATTCAAAAGCCTAACCTCCTCGGGTTCCCTCTCAACTCCACCAAAGTCCTCTCTCTTACCTCTCTTTGTCCGACGAGAGATCATGGAACCAAGACTAACTTCTCCCTTACTTCTCTATGTTCCGGTAAGCATTATctcttttttgtgtttttggaaTATTTCTGATAATTGTTGATTATGCTAATAATTTTCAATAAAAGTACTCCATAATAGTTTAGTAATTACAGTAATTAATTAATGCTAGTTTACCAATTTCCTCTAATTTTTGGATGGTTGAATTCTGCGTAGATACATTATTCTCAACTTCGGAGGAAAATGTCCATTATCAATAAAAGCATGCAACTGTAAACTAGAACAAGATTTGATAAGTCAATTCTTAAGTATGATTGGCTTAGATCTACATTTCCAGTAGTTAATAGAAGGTGGAGCACCTGTCTATCCAACGTACTAATGGTGACCGTTCATTTTCGTGCATGTTGTATAGTTTTCAATCCCATCAAATCTAAGTTATTGAAATTTAGTACTGGGGCTATCGTTAGATTATGTATTATTATTTACTTTGCTTTAACGCTAATGATGTTTTCCCCTTCTTGAACTGTTTTGATCAGGAACACGTACTCTGCCTCCTTTAAAGAGCATTACAAGTAAAATCCCCCTTCCCCTGCTCCTGTTTCTTTACGTTCCTTTTTTATATTGCGTCTATTAATTTGCTACTAAAAGCTTTGACTGTCACTTTTTTGCTGCAGGTCCCGATCACTCATCACCACGCTTATCTGGTAATTTGTGAAATGATGATACCCTATAAATCGACTCGATTTTTGCATTGCTTACTAGTGTATTAATTTGTGTCTATTCATTTGCTGGTAAAAACCGTTCCTTTTGCTATCTGTTTTCTTTACATTCtgctcagtttttttttttttttttggtgcctATTAATTTGCTACTTGAAACTTTTAACTGCCACTTTTTGATGCTGGTCCTGAAAACTCGCCGCCAAGCTTTTCTGGTAATTTGTGAAATGATGATACCTTATAGATCGACTCATCTTTGCATTGCTTTCTTTGTCTCCTTtattgatttttgtacttaCAAAGAGTTTTAAAAACGCTTGTATTTAGTTCCATCAAAGCAAGCTTAGTACTTGTCTTGCTAGGAGTTTTCTTTCCAAAGACTAGAGTTCTATGCTCATATATGTTCTTTGTACACCGTGCATAGGACCAATCAATCCGAAATTAGTTATGCATGATTGGTAAATCACGAAAGTAATCGGTTTCAATAGCAGTATAAGCCTAATGAAGAGAACTTAGGACTTCTATGGAGATACAAAAGAGACTTTGACATGATAGGCTGTGACGATAATTACTGCTTTACAAACAGACGCAGATGGCTATGGACCAGTCATTTCATAAGCAGAATCTGGGTTTCTTATTTGAAACTCAAAATATCAAAGAATATTAAATCAGCAGAGTCGACAAGAACATGAAATATTGCTTTTTCTCTGTATAAATTTGCAGGTCCTGTGAACCGTCCAACACCTCCTGCAATCAACTTCACACAAGGCTCAGAGGAGTCGACTGCTGATTCAGATAGTCCAGCACCTTCCTATTCAGACACTTCCGTACCTGCCGATTCAGACACTCCAGCCGCTCCTGATGGATCGCATCCAGAACCAAGGTTAGCACCACGTCTACCCTCATGGAGACCTTTTTCCACTAGTGGTACCAATAGCAAGTCTGGCTGGTTGCTCGCTCTCATCATGGTTGTTGCGGACGTTGTTGTTCCTACATTGACTTGATATACGTAGCTCTCATCTTGATTAATATCTTGATTGTATAGAATAGTTCCACAAGGTGAGTATAGCAACAATTGCACAGCTAAGGTGAATTGTATGGCAGGCAAATTCTGACTTCTGTATGTTTGACAAACTTCGATTGATTTTCTGAGTATTAGCAACTTGAGAAAGCATGAATGATCACCTGAAATGAAATCAATCTTTGCCTATATGGATTTCCAATGATGTTACACTTTAAACTTTCAATTGTTCTCTATGGTTTGGTGGGCCAATTTAATTCCAGAGTTTCCATTTAAAGTTGCAGCTACAGTTAATCTGCTAACCAATTTGATTAAACAAAAGGCAAATAAAAAACTCAGAGACGAATTTGAAAATGGAGGGGCTTTTTCAGAGCAGGATACATGACTGTTGTACTTGCCATAACGCTTCTTATTTCATGTTACCCTTTGGAAAAGACCCCACTGGCTTAGATGCTATTGCTTTTATCGAGTGCTagcaaaataaagcaaaatgCTGCACAAAAATATTTCCCCAAGAAATTGTTGCTAATGCCTCTTTAACATTTTGTTCTGTGCAAGGCATCTCCAAAATTTTGATGTTTGATGAGCAGATTCAACAAAATTTTTCCAGTCAGAATATATTTGGCAAGTGtatccaaaaattccagaaacaacTACTACAAATTACATTCATCTTGGGTAGTTTTTTCTTCGAGACTTCAAGCCAAGCACatgtataaaaaataaataaaattcagaAGTCACTTAATCCATATTGTACCAGCTTGTGGTCATCTGCTATACATGCTCAACTCTTGTCAGGCATCCAGTTATTTCCAGCCATCAGACCATTCAGCTTCATCTGTTACAGGCTTTGGGATCTCTTCTGTATTGAAGTAATTGTGACCCCATTCCACCGCCCCAGACGGCTGTAAGTTGCCAGAGCAACCCACTTCCCCAGGTTGCTCCCCTTCCACATCCCCAGATGGTTGGACAATCTCACCCCATTCCACATCCCCAGACGGCTGGAAGGCACTGTATTCTCCATCATAATTCACTGGGACAGTTTGCTCTTTGACATCTTCCTCCTTGCCTGGTAAGAAGCAACCTTTGTAGGAATCGTTGTCTGAGCAGTACCATAAAAGCTTGTTCCAATGACCATCCTGTCAATACCTCAAACATGTGAATACATAAACCCAGGGAAAACTGCCTTGGCAAAACTGAAATGATCATTCATCACCTAAGACTCCTCGAGTGTGTACATAGTTCAAGGGGACATTTGCTTTGGGTATTCATCCATGAACCTTTGGGTGGTTGGAAGCAGGTAGACTAACCATTTGTACAATAGGCAAACAGAAGGAAAACAAGCAAACCAGGAAAGTGGTAATGCACATTACTTTTAACAGCATACTTCTTGTGCTTATCTGAAATCAGAATGATATACAAATTAAAAATGCTTAAAGAGTACCTTGCAAAGGATATGTGGATTCCCAACCAATATAAGCAAAGATCTTGCTCGGGTAATAGCCACATTGAACCTTCTAGGACTGCTTAAAAATCCCAGATAGTGGATCTTGTCAAACTCATTGTGTTTAATTGTGGATCGGACAGTAGACACAATGATCACTTGCCTCTCTTGCCCT
It contains:
- the LOC113765003 gene encoding uncharacterized protein LOC113765003, with product MEQDGSTASMEPCCKTLNHAVQAGYYCLCLLFRSSPLLSISLSVQLSSCYISVPSLTQCQKSLPVFPTPNTPEPALNFPPARPVPVQLPPERPEDLMQPSVPDDTTVPLPPKRDEIRRNPTSTGNNSSVAEGRPILSSDVHPILLIPEPRYLKSHGGDKFNILPRPRFLLPVALFVIL
- the LOC113767109 gene encoding putative protein TPRXL, which translates into the protein MPNPPTSQMTTGLLLFLLLTSALLLTSSGATTTKLSPSPPSSSPPPPHSRKAARSPPRSPPAPPPPAAPANCSDELVSFSKCLPYTSSSPNNTSNSPSRQCCNDVISAFTTGGAVCFCYLIQKPNLLGFPLNSTKVLSLTSLCPTRDHGTKTNFSLTSLCSGTRTLPPLKSITSPDHSSPRLSGPVNRPTPPAINFTQGSEESTADSDSPAPSYSDTSVPADSDTPAAPDGSHPEPRLAPRLPSWRPFSTSGTNSKSGWLLALIMVVADVVVPTLT
- the LOC113765002 gene encoding non-specific lipid-transfer protein-like protein At5g64080; the protein is MERLKTSPHLNAAIAIAFLLLFIPVHGQTNTSCTGLMLRSFAPCTNFITGGSGGSPTADCCQSLKSLMSSGRDCLCLMFTGGVPLHVPINQTLAASLPRACNSDGVPIECKGLPGAPIPAPASWLPEPNTPTLTPPGAGGDGTITPPGDTPGAGGDGTLTPPGSTPEGGGYPAMTPPGVRPDLSTAQPSQRVPHLLLLALVGAIAFGCS